One region of uncultured Methanolobus sp. genomic DNA includes:
- a CDS encoding ammonium transporter: MAIDTGDTAFIIICTAMVMLMTPGVGLFYGGMVRRKNIISMIAMSFISFALVSIQWVTIGYTLSFGSDISGFIGGLDHLCLAGVGLEGDGIPDMLFMVFQLVFAGVTLAILTSGVAGRVKLSSFIVLGMLWTTIVYDPLAHWAWGGGWAGELGALDFAGGTVVHISSGFGALALALVIGNRAGFGKYNMEAENITTTLLGGAMLWFGWFAFNAGSALAANGLAVNALVVTNVSAASGAITWMFAAWVMGKPSSLGLISGAVAGLVAITPASGFVGPMAAIFIGGFAGILCYGALLFRVRRGLDESLDAWAVHGMGGFWGAIATGIFATATVGGVNGLIYGNTHQFLIQLLDALVAMIYAFVMTYILAVIIDKTMGLRVTEEEEYVGLDISQHGESTTA; this comes from the coding sequence ATGGCAATCGACACAGGAGATACAGCCTTTATAATCATCTGTACCGCTATGGTAATGCTCATGACCCCTGGGGTCGGGCTTTTTTACGGCGGAATGGTACGCAGGAAAAACATAATTTCCATGATAGCAATGTCTTTCATTTCATTTGCTCTTGTGAGTATCCAGTGGGTTACAATAGGATACACACTTTCATTTGGATCTGATATTTCAGGATTCATCGGAGGGCTTGATCACCTCTGCCTCGCAGGTGTCGGTCTTGAAGGAGACGGCATCCCTGACATGCTTTTCATGGTTTTCCAGCTAGTTTTTGCAGGTGTCACACTGGCAATTCTTACATCCGGTGTAGCAGGACGTGTTAAATTAAGTTCATTCATAGTACTTGGCATGCTCTGGACAACAATCGTTTATGACCCTCTTGCCCACTGGGCGTGGGGTGGCGGCTGGGCAGGAGAACTTGGTGCTCTTGACTTTGCCGGCGGAACCGTTGTACACATCAGTTCAGGATTCGGCGCGCTTGCACTTGCACTTGTGATTGGTAACCGTGCAGGCTTTGGCAAATATAACATGGAAGCGGAAAACATCACAACAACTCTTCTTGGAGGAGCGATGCTCTGGTTCGGATGGTTCGCATTTAACGCAGGAAGCGCACTTGCAGCAAACGGACTCGCAGTTAATGCACTTGTTGTAACCAATGTATCCGCAGCATCTGGAGCAATTACCTGGATGTTTGCAGCATGGGTCATGGGTAAACCAAGTTCACTGGGTCTTATCAGTGGAGCTGTTGCAGGTCTTGTAGCCATTACACCGGCTTCCGGTTTCGTAGGCCCTATGGCTGCCATTTTCATCGGTGGCTTTGCCGGAATTCTCTGTTACGGGGCACTTCTGTTCCGTGTACGCAGGGGACTTGATGAGAGTCTTGACGCATGGGCAGTTCACGGAATGGGAGGATTCTGGGGTGCAATTGCAACAGGTATTTTTGCAACCGCAACTGTCGGTGGTGTTAACGGACTTATTTACGGAAACACACACCAGTTCCTGATACAGTTGCTTGACGCATTGGTAGCAATGATATACGCATTCG
- the purB gene encoding adenylosuccinate lyase yields MAIHPIEYRYGTDEMKFVWSEANRLEKIMKAEAALARAEADIGLIPKEAADIIESSIGSVELERVKEIEDEIHHDMMAVVLAISEKCEENADKWVHFGATSNDMLDTATGLQLKEAVDILENKVHKLLDVLLIQAENNKDLVCAGRTHGQIGVPTTYGLRFAIWASEVGRHIERLEQLKPRLIVGQMTGAVGTQAAFGKDGIEIQKKVMEYLEIGSVDVSNQIIQRDRHAEFVMWMANTVTTLDKIAVEIRSLQRSEIAEVEESFRKKQVGSSTMPHKRNPIKSEQICGLARIVRAMIEPELQNNTLWDERDLTNSSCERVVFPEACVLTDHIIKLAIGVIENLRFYPENIRRNLDLLRGLNMGEAVMIELAMRGVGRQEAHEIVRSSAMVSHDSGKHFKDVLLANPDVANYLSEEDVINLVDPDRYIGTAVEQVEMVVAKLKR; encoded by the coding sequence ATGGCAATTCATCCTATAGAATATCGTTACGGCACAGATGAAATGAAATTCGTCTGGAGCGAGGCAAACCGACTGGAAAAAATAATGAAAGCTGAAGCTGCTCTTGCCAGGGCTGAAGCAGACATCGGACTTATCCCCAAGGAAGCTGCAGATATTATAGAAAGCAGCATTGGTTCTGTGGAACTTGAAAGGGTAAAGGAGATCGAGGACGAGATCCACCACGATATGATGGCTGTTGTACTTGCCATCTCCGAGAAGTGTGAAGAGAACGCAGACAAGTGGGTTCACTTCGGTGCAACTTCCAATGATATGCTTGACACTGCAACAGGTCTTCAGCTAAAGGAAGCTGTGGATATACTGGAAAACAAGGTTCATAAACTTCTTGATGTACTTCTTATTCAGGCTGAAAACAATAAGGATCTGGTTTGTGCCGGAAGGACACATGGACAGATCGGTGTTCCGACAACATACGGACTCAGGTTTGCCATATGGGCATCCGAGGTTGGCAGACACATTGAGCGTCTGGAACAGCTCAAACCACGTCTTATTGTAGGCCAGATGACCGGTGCTGTAGGTACTCAGGCTGCTTTTGGAAAGGATGGAATTGAGATTCAGAAGAAGGTCATGGAATATCTTGAGATAGGTTCAGTTGATGTTTCAAACCAGATTATCCAGAGAGACCGTCATGCAGAGTTTGTCATGTGGATGGCAAACACTGTAACAACCCTTGACAAGATCGCTGTCGAGATCCGCTCTCTCCAGAGAAGTGAGATCGCTGAGGTTGAGGAAAGTTTCAGGAAAAAGCAGGTTGGCTCATCTACAATGCCACACAAGCGCAATCCTATCAAGTCCGAGCAGATATGCGGGCTTGCAAGAATTGTACGTGCAATGATCGAACCTGAACTCCAGAACAACACACTCTGGGATGAAAGGGACCTTACAAATTCATCATGCGAAAGAGTAGTTTTCCCTGAAGCATGTGTGCTGACAGATCACATCATCAAGCTTGCAATCGGTGTAATCGAGAACCTTAGATTCTATCCTGAGAACATCCGTCGCAACCTTGACCTTCTTAGAGGTCTGAACATGGGAGAAGCAGTAATGATAGAGCTTGCAATGCGCGGTGTCGGTCGTCAGGAAGCTCACGAGATCGTACGTTCCAGTGCAATGGTATCCCATGATAGCGGAAAACACTTTAAGGATGTACTTCTGGCAAACCCGGATGTTGCAAATTACCTGAGTGAAGAAGACGTTATCAACCTTGTAGACCCTGACAGATACATCGGTACTGCTGTGGAACAGGTTGAAATGGTAGTTGCAAAACTGAAGAGATGA